A stretch of Gimesia chilikensis DNA encodes these proteins:
- a CDS encoding glycosyltransferase, whose product MLELATISVFCLLCFALLNLYWGQRVARLYQAHLAQKSHSSYTPSAAVVLSLRGNDPFLADCLQGLLNQDYPAYQVKIVVDHIDDPAFAFVTQYLAEHEHPHCEVSIREVSNGVCGLKNASLVQAIREVDNDVEVLAWLDADVIPHRSWLRELVSPLQDPEVGVASGIRWYAPRHANPGTMVRHAWNTAAMMQMVALEIPWGGSIALSRDIFTHPQLTNSFSRMLWDDTGLKVIADQLGRRVAFVPATTMVNRESISFDSCFRYMTRQLVNARYYHPHWWLVAGLGLMTAVAQTALLVLSVLFMLQGDLTAAASSAGVLLFANGCVAVAIFRISLLVHKTVTARGEHFQRQPLRTLGYLGITVYIFAAALLAAMRTRTIDWRGVLYHVPDPFNVQIMHYEPYRHPEANASLHELEHVSI is encoded by the coding sequence ATGTTGGAACTGGCGACAATCAGTGTTTTCTGTCTGCTCTGCTTTGCCCTGCTCAATCTTTACTGGGGCCAGCGGGTCGCCCGCCTGTACCAGGCGCACCTCGCTCAGAAATCCCACTCCAGTTACACACCGTCTGCTGCGGTCGTCTTGTCTCTGCGGGGCAATGATCCGTTTCTGGCCGACTGCCTGCAGGGTTTGCTGAACCAGGATTACCCTGCGTACCAGGTGAAAATTGTCGTGGATCACATTGATGATCCCGCTTTCGCTTTTGTGACCCAATACCTGGCAGAACACGAGCACCCCCATTGCGAAGTCAGCATCCGCGAAGTTTCCAATGGGGTCTGCGGCTTGAAGAACGCTTCACTGGTGCAGGCCATCCGGGAAGTGGATAACGACGTCGAAGTCCTTGCCTGGCTCGATGCGGATGTCATTCCCCATCGCAGCTGGCTCCGCGAACTGGTCTCTCCTCTGCAGGATCCCGAGGTCGGGGTCGCTTCGGGCATCCGCTGGTATGCGCCGCGGCATGCCAACCCGGGAACCATGGTCCGCCATGCCTGGAACACCGCAGCCATGATGCAGATGGTGGCCCTGGAAATTCCCTGGGGAGGTTCAATCGCGCTCAGCCGGGATATCTTCACCCATCCGCAACTGACCAATTCGTTCTCCCGTATGCTCTGGGATGACACGGGACTGAAAGTCATCGCAGATCAGCTGGGCCGCAGAGTGGCTTTCGTGCCTGCCACGACGATGGTCAACCGGGAATCGATCTCCTTTGACTCCTGTTTCCGCTACATGACCCGCCAGCTGGTGAATGCGCGCTATTATCATCCGCACTGGTGGCTCGTTGCCGGCCTGGGATTGATGACGGCTGTCGCGCAGACCGCGTTGCTGGTTCTCAGTGTGCTGTTCATGCTGCAGGGTGATCTGACGGCAGCAGCGAGTTCCGCGGGAGTATTGCTCTTCGCGAATGGCTGTGTCGCAGTGGCGATCTTCCGCATCAGTCTGCTGGTACACAAGACGGTCACAGCCCGCGGCGAACATTTTCAGCGTCAACCGCTGCGCACGCTGGGTTACCTGGGAATCACGGTCTACATCTTCGCGGCTGCGTTACTGGCAGCGATGCGGACCCGCACCATCGACTGGCGCGGCGTGCTGTATCATGTGCCCGATCCGTTTAATGTGCAGATCATGCATTATGAACCGTACCGGCATCCCGAAGCGAATGCCTCACTGCACGAGCTGGAACACGTTTCGATTTAA
- a CDS encoding glycosyl hydrolase, whose protein sequence is MFSESAWSRKSIGDVDVVYHEGLYHLFHLVLPNHDFIAHAISDNGLNWRRVDNALFIGDPGGWDDLMLWTMHVTPDPHQPGHWRMFYTGVSRRDQGKKQRIGLAHSEDLFHWRKADVHWEDQRGHDDPEIVKQTRAKLVRSVSNSIKAKQDLESSFPLEPDAEYYEASVDEERNWVSFRDPFYFHEEDRGWLMMAARTNEGPLVRRGCVGLMEEYKPNHFRALPPLHAPMMYDDIEVPNLFRIDGDYYLVGSLREDAKIRYWHTTDPEQPWRNYYDNVLLAKGNYAGRICRDDKGLLLWNFYVRDPHDRMTNNILPPPKRLTRRSNGQLKVQTYEGIIERIVDTLDSRCLHTLKGARDESYFCMIDDSLELISQAGFQGFVFDEEVNCFRMRCRLTMKGAGKCGLLCRIDPETHDGYYLSLDLMKGIGQFRAWKTGPLRSGEHMMQFESLQDGFWRASEPQDVEVQMISFGSYHELSINDHVVLSLADANFSSGMLGFYVETASLHVSDLEVHHIKSPTQTDDHLTTGWRTNGEEPGTLLQ, encoded by the coding sequence ATGTTTTCCGAATCCGCCTGGAGCCGCAAAAGTATCGGCGACGTCGATGTCGTCTACCATGAAGGCCTCTATCATCTGTTTCACCTGGTACTGCCCAATCACGACTTCATCGCGCATGCGATCAGCGATAACGGACTCAACTGGCGGCGCGTCGACAACGCACTGTTCATCGGCGATCCCGGAGGCTGGGACGACCTGATGCTCTGGACAATGCACGTCACCCCCGATCCGCATCAGCCAGGGCACTGGCGGATGTTTTATACCGGCGTCTCCCGCCGCGACCAGGGAAAAAAACAACGCATCGGACTCGCACACAGCGAAGACCTGTTCCACTGGCGAAAGGCGGACGTGCACTGGGAAGATCAGCGCGGCCACGACGATCCGGAGATCGTCAAGCAGACGCGAGCGAAGCTGGTTCGTTCGGTATCCAACAGCATCAAGGCCAAGCAGGATCTGGAAAGCAGCTTTCCCCTCGAACCGGATGCCGAATACTACGAAGCCTCGGTAGACGAAGAACGCAACTGGGTCAGCTTCCGCGATCCCTTCTATTTTCACGAGGAAGACCGCGGCTGGCTGATGATGGCGGCACGCACCAACGAAGGCCCGCTGGTTCGCAGGGGCTGTGTCGGTCTGATGGAAGAATATAAACCCAACCATTTCCGCGCACTGCCGCCGCTGCACGCACCGATGATGTATGACGACATCGAAGTTCCCAACCTGTTCCGTATCGACGGCGACTACTACCTCGTCGGCAGTCTACGGGAAGACGCCAAGATACGCTACTGGCACACCACAGATCCGGAGCAGCCCTGGCGCAACTATTACGACAACGTGCTGCTCGCCAAGGGGAACTACGCCGGTCGCATCTGTCGGGATGACAAGGGGCTCCTGCTCTGGAACTTTTATGTCCGCGACCCTCACGACCGGATGACGAACAACATCCTGCCTCCGCCCAAGCGACTCACACGCCGGAGCAACGGACAATTAAAGGTTCAGACTTACGAAGGCATCATCGAACGCATTGTCGATACTCTCGATTCCCGCTGCCTGCACACTTTGAAAGGGGCCCGGGATGAATCCTACTTCTGCATGATCGACGATTCCCTCGAGCTGATCAGCCAGGCCGGCTTCCAGGGGTTTGTGTTCGACGAGGAAGTCAACTGCTTTCGCATGCGTTGTCGTTTGACGATGAAGGGGGCCGGCAAATGCGGACTGCTCTGCCGGATCGATCCCGAAACGCACGACGGTTATTACCTTTCACTGGACCTGATGAAAGGGATCGGCCAGTTCCGCGCCTGGAAAACGGGGCCGCTCAGATCGGGCGAGCATATGATGCAGTTCGAATCGCTGCAGGACGGTTTCTGGCGGGCCAGTGAACCGCAGGATGTCGAAGTGCAGATGATCTCCTTCGGCAGTTACCACGAACTCAGTATCAACGACCACGTGGTTCTCTCCCTGGCCGATGCGAACTTCAGTAGTGGCATGCTGGGCTTCTACGTGGAAACAGCCTCGTTGCACGTCTCCGATCTCGAAGTGCACCATATCAAGTCACCTACCCAGACCGACGATCACCTGACCACCGGCTGGAGAACCAACGGCGAAGAACCGGGAACACTTTTGCAATAA
- a CDS encoding Nramp family divalent metal transporter, whose translation MSEQPPSNLIKRILGSLGPAIITASVVLGPGSILSASKIGHTYAYQMNWVLVIAVIMMIAMTALSARLGIQLDGTICDELAKRAGRPVAAATGIILFLIAACFQFSNNLGVLAAVEPFMGSSNADILIIIAMNIFIILALYGFKHLYAMIENLMKLLVGIMIIAFAINLLMAKPDWGAAIAGFIPSLPEFDTSKVKFSEVMTPVVALYATTFSVAGAFYQSYLVRQKGWTRYNLKQGLIDSTVGICVLGLITMMVLITAAKVLYQNPDVETLGSVADVAKSLEPGFGTFGVIIFSLGIFAGAFSSFLVNAMIGGSVLSDGLGKGGYIDEKWPKLCTVGALMMGMVVAIYTKTMGQSPVGLIIFAQSLTVLGIPMLAIAMLWLATRSDMTGENAIPFWMKFLGFIGLITSLLLAGRTAFSLYEKMFGG comes from the coding sequence GAACAGCCTCCATCGAATCTGATTAAGCGCATTCTCGGCAGTCTGGGCCCGGCGATTATTACCGCCTCGGTGGTTCTGGGGCCGGGCAGTATTCTGTCGGCTTCCAAGATCGGGCACACATACGCCTATCAGATGAACTGGGTGCTGGTGATTGCGGTCATCATGATGATTGCGATGACCGCGCTCTCAGCGCGACTGGGGATTCAGCTGGACGGTACGATCTGTGATGAGCTGGCAAAGCGGGCGGGACGCCCGGTGGCAGCCGCAACGGGGATCATCCTGTTTCTGATCGCCGCCTGTTTTCAGTTCAGCAATAACTTGGGAGTTCTCGCTGCGGTCGAACCCTTTATGGGTTCGAGCAACGCAGACATCCTGATCATTATCGCCATGAATATCTTCATCATTCTGGCACTGTATGGATTTAAACATCTCTATGCGATGATCGAAAACCTGATGAAGCTCCTGGTGGGGATTATGATCATCGCCTTCGCGATCAACCTGCTGATGGCGAAGCCCGACTGGGGCGCAGCGATCGCCGGGTTCATTCCTTCCCTGCCCGAATTCGATACAAGCAAAGTCAAATTCAGTGAAGTCATGACGCCAGTCGTAGCGCTGTATGCAACGACTTTCTCCGTAGCCGGGGCCTTCTATCAGTCGTACCTGGTGCGACAGAAAGGCTGGACCCGTTATAACCTTAAACAGGGATTGATCGACTCGACTGTCGGGATCTGTGTGCTGGGGCTGATCACGATGATGGTGCTGATCACCGCCGCCAAGGTGCTGTATCAGAATCCCGATGTCGAAACGCTGGGCTCCGTCGCGGATGTCGCCAAGAGTCTGGAACCCGGGTTCGGGACTTTCGGCGTGATCATTTTCTCGCTGGGGATTTTTGCTGGTGCTTTCAGTTCCTTCCTGGTGAACGCAATGATCGGCGGTTCGGTCCTGTCGGACGGTCTGGGCAAAGGGGGCTACATCGATGAGAAGTGGCCCAAGCTGTGTACCGTTGGCGCGTTGATGATGGGGATGGTCGTCGCCATCTACACCAAGACGATGGGACAGAGTCCCGTGGGGCTGATTATCTTCGCTCAGTCGCTGACCGTGCTGGGCATTCCGATGCTGGCCATCGCCATGCTCTGGCTGGCGACCCGTTCCGATATGACGGGCGAAAACGCGATTCCCTTCTGGATGAAGTTCCTGGGCTTTATCGGCCTGATCACTTCGCTCCTGCTCGCGGGACGCACCGCTTTCAGTCTGTATGAGAAAATGTTCGGCGGTTAA